A single Raphanus sativus cultivar WK10039 unplaced genomic scaffold, ASM80110v3 Scaffold0526, whole genome shotgun sequence DNA region contains:
- the LOC108846853 gene encoding uncharacterized protein LOC108846853, producing the protein MRGSSSLVTLNHKILRPCRKLLIRITKSCPRRQTRHLKLKKASSSSSSKPGNKVTKVVALFFLSFHKKKQEKEKMKRLNELRSFSHAVSDQKKKKKKKKASDQESSKKKVFPSRLTMSWLGHGKSNNNTHEVPQDQDPRRDSTSAFIP; encoded by the coding sequence ATGAGAGGGTCTTCATCGTTGGTAACGTTAAACCACAAGATTCTCCGGCCATGTAGGAAACTCCTGATCAGAATCACCAAGAGCTGTCCTCGGCGCCAAACCCGCCATTTGAAACTCAagaaagcttcttcttcttcttcaagtaaGCCAGGGAACAAAGTGACCAAAGTGGTGGCTTTGTTCTTCCTCTCTTTCCATaagaagaagcaagagaaagagaagatgaaacGGCTTAACGAGCTAAGGAGCTTCTCCCACGCTGTCagtgaccagaagaagaagaagaagaagaagaaggcctCAGACCAAGAATCAAGCAAGAAGAAAGTGTTCCCATCAAGACTCACAATGTCTTGGCTTGGTCATGGTAAGAGTAACAACAACACACATGAAGTCCCCCAAGATCAGGATCCACGTAGAGACAGCACAAGCGCATTCATTCcttga